One Piscinibacter lacus genomic window, AGTTCCATCGCGCGGGCACGCTGCTCAATTCGCTTGAGAATACGTTCGCCGTCGCCCTGGCCCTGCACATGGTCGCTGACGGTCAGCGCCGCCATTTCGCCGGTGTTGCGCTCGGGATAGGGGTAAAGCGCGGCGCAGCCGAAGATCACGCCGTCGTGCTCGATCACCGTGTAGTGGCCGATGTCGCGCTCGATTTCCGTGCGGTCGCGCTTCACCAGCGTGCCATCCCGCTCGTAGGGCTCGATCAGCTGAAGAATGCCGCCGAGGTCGTCGGCATTCGCCTCGCGCAGGCTCTCCAGTTTCTCGTCGACGATCATGGTGCCGACACCGTCGTGCGTGAAAACTTCCATCAGCAGCGCGCCGTCGACCGCGAAGGGCAGGATGTGCACGCGTTCCACGCCGTGCCGGCAAGCCTTCACCGCATGCTGCAAGTAGAAGGCCGTGTCGGTGGGCTGCACCGGGTTGGGCAGGGCGGCCAGCAGTTTTTCGGCATCGGCCAGGGCCAGTTCCTGGTCGATCTCGGTGTCGTCGGCGGCGGCCACCGCATGGCCGGCCTGGATGGCCACCGCCGCCGGGCCGCGGCCGATCAATTGCGGGATGCCGCGCACCTCGGTCACGAAGAGCAGCTTGTCGGCCTGCAGCGCGATCGCGGCGCTGGTGGCGACGTCTTCCATGCTGAGATTGAAGGCCTCGCCGGTCGGCGAGAAACCGAAGGGCGAGAGCAGCACCATCGCGCCGAAGTCGATCACTCGGCGGATGCCGGCCGCATCGATCTTGCGGACGAAGCCGGTGTGCATGAAATCCAGGCCGTCGACGATGCCGACCGGCCGGGCCGTGATGAAGTTGCCCGACACCACCCGCACCGAGGAGCCGGCCATGGGCGTGTTCGGCAGGCCTTGCGAGAAGGCGGCCTCGATCTCGTAGCGCAATTGGCCGGCGGCTTCCTGCGCGCAGTCCAGCGCCACGGCATCGGTCACCCGCATGCCGTGGCTGAAGCGCGAGGGATGGCCCTTGGCCTGGAGTTGCTCTTCCACCTGCGGCCGGAAACCATGCACCAGCACCACGCGCACGCCCATGGCTTGCAGCAGGGAAAGGTCCTGGGCGAAGTGGGCGAGCTTGCCCGCGGCGATCAGCTCCCCGGCAATGGCCACCACAAAGGTCTTGCCGCGGTGCGCATGGATGTAGGGCGCGACCGAGCGGAACCAGGGGACGAAGGTGTGCGGGAAGACGAGATCCATTGGGGGCGGGAAACAGGCAGCGGGGATTGTGCCGCAGGGGGTTGCCCCGTCCGGGCGGCCGGGTCGGGGCCGCCCGGGATAATCCGCCGCCCGTGAAGACCTTGCCCCCCGACCTTTCCGCCCCCGAGGCGGCCCCCGCCGCCCCGCGCGCCGAGCGCCCGGCCCGCCCGCCGCATCCGCGAGACGCCGCTGCCGCGGCCACCCGCCCCGCGCCCACGCCGCTGCCGCCCATCACCTTTCCCGAAAGCCTGCCGGTTTCGGGCCGGCGCGAGGAGATTGCCGCCGCGATCCGCGACCATCAGGTCGTCATCGTCTGCGGCGAGACCGGCTCGGGCAAGACCACCCAGTTGCCCAAGATCGCGCTGGCCTTGGGCCGCGGCGCCGCCAACGCCCGGCCGGGCGAGCGCCCGCGCCTGATCGGCCACACCCAGCCGCGGCGCATCGCCGCCAGCAGCGTGGCCAAGCGCATCGCCGAGGAGCTGGGCACGCCGCTGGGCGAGGTGGTGGGCTACAAGGTGCGCTTCCAGGATCGGCTGCAGCCCGGGGCCAGCGTCAAGCTGATGAC contains:
- the argA gene encoding amino-acid N-acetyltransferase encodes the protein MDLVFPHTFVPWFRSVAPYIHAHRGKTFVVAIAGELIAAGKLAHFAQDLSLLQAMGVRVVLVHGFRPQVEEQLQAKGHPSRFSHGMRVTDAVALDCAQEAAGQLRYEIEAAFSQGLPNTPMAGSSVRVVSGNFITARPVGIVDGLDFMHTGFVRKIDAAGIRRVIDFGAMVLLSPFGFSPTGEAFNLSMEDVATSAAIALQADKLLFVTEVRGIPQLIGRGPAAVAIQAGHAVAAADDTEIDQELALADAEKLLAALPNPVQPTDTAFYLQHAVKACRHGVERVHILPFAVDGALLMEVFTHDGVGTMIVDEKLESLREANADDLGGILQLIEPYERDGTLVKRDRTEIERDIGHYTVIEHDGVIFGCAALYPYPERNTGEMAALTVSDHVQGQGDGERILKRIEQRARAMELASIFVLTTRTMHWFIKRGFVPVDPDWLPEARKRKYNWDRRSQVLVKPLK